A single Muntiacus reevesi chromosome 9, mMunRee1.1, whole genome shotgun sequence DNA region contains:
- the LOC136175015 gene encoding GPI-linked NAD(P)(+)--arginine ADP-ribosyltransferase 1-like isoform X3 — translation MQSPAMMSVLLVSMGLLEALQAQSHPIIRRDFLSREMPLDMALASFDDQYAGCAAAMAAALPDLNRTEFQANKVYADGWAQASSQWRERQAWGPEWGVSPTRLLAPLGFREEHGVALLAYTANSPLHKEFNAAVREAGRSRAHYLQHFSFKTLHFLLTEALQLLSSSQRPPQCHQVFRGVQGLRFRPAGPGATVRLGGFASASLQNAAAQHFGEDTFFGIWTCLGAPIKGYSFFPGEEEVLIPPFETFQVINASRSAQGPSRIYLRSLGKRSTYNCEYIRDKQCKSERCRLDSSAVGQRPVPAVWSLLLLLWFLDGEVFPESPGLL, via the exons ATGCAGAGCCCTGCCATGATGTCTGTGTTGCTTGTGTCCATGGGCCTCTTGGAAGCACTCCAG GCCCAGAGCCACCCCATCATACGACGAGACTTCCTCTCTCGAGAAATGCCCCTAGACATGGCCCTGGCCTCCTTTGATGACCAGTATGCTGGCTGTGCCGCAGCCATGGCGGCTGCTCTCCCGGATCTCAACCGCACAGAGTTCCAGGCCAACAAAGTGTACGCCGATGGCTGGGCGCAGGCAAGCAGCCAGTGGCGGGAGCGCCAGGCCTGGGGGCCCGAGTGGGGCGTCAGCCCTACCCGTCTGCTCGCCCCCCTGGGCTTCCGAGAAGAGCACGGGGTGGCCCTCCTGGCTTACACGGCCAACAGCCCCTTGCACAAAGAATTCAACGCGGCTGTGCGTGAGGCGGGTCGCTCCCGGGCCCACTACCTCCAGCACTTTTCCTTCAAGACACTCCACTTCCTGCTGACCGAAGCCCTGCAGCTGCTGAGCAGCAGCCAGCGTCCGCCCCAGTGCCACCAGGTGTTCCGAGGGGTGCAGGGCCTGCGCTTCCGGCCGGCGGGGCCTGGGGCCACCGTTAGGCTGGGGGGCTTTGCCTCCGCGTCCCTGCAGAATGCTGCAGCCCAGCACTTTGGGGAAGACACTTTCTTTGGCATCTGGACCTGCCTTGGGGCCCCCATCAAGGGCTACTCCTTCtttcctggggaggaggaggtgctGATCCCTCCCTTTGAGACCTTCCAGGTGATCAATGCCAGCAGGTCGGCCCAGGGCCCCTCTCGTATCTACCTCCGGTCCCTGGGCAAGCGCAGCACATACAACTGCGAGTACATCAGAG ACAAACAGTGCAAGTCTGAGCGCTGCCGTCTGGATAGCTCAG CTGTGGGTCAGAGGCCCGTTCCTGCAGTCTGGTCCCTTCTACTGCTGCTCTGGTTCCTTGATGGGGAGGTCTTTCCAGAGAGTCCGGGCCTCCTCTAA
- the LOC136175015 gene encoding GPI-linked NAD(P)(+)--arginine ADP-ribosyltransferase 1-like isoform X1, with translation MQSPAMMSVLLVSMGLLEALQAQSHPIIRRDFLSREMPLDMALASFDDQYAGCAAAMAAALPDLNRTEFQANKVYADGWAQASSQWRERQAWGPEWGVSPTRLLAPLGFREEHGVALLAYTANSPLHKEFNAAVREAGRSRAHYLQHFSFKTLHFLLTEALQLLSSSQRPPQCHQVFRGVQGLRFRPAGPGATVRLGGFASASLQNAAAQHFGEDTFFGIWTCLGAPIKGYSFFPGEEEVLIPPFETFQVINASRSAQGPSRIYLRSLGKRSTYNCEYIRGEQGTCQPAAVHKTNSASLSAAVWIAQLWVRGPFLQSGPFYCCSGSLMGRSFQRVRASSNPSATEQLCLSPLPNMRMSATCVL, from the exons ATGCAGAGCCCTGCCATGATGTCTGTGTTGCTTGTGTCCATGGGCCTCTTGGAAGCACTCCAG GCCCAGAGCCACCCCATCATACGACGAGACTTCCTCTCTCGAGAAATGCCCCTAGACATGGCCCTGGCCTCCTTTGATGACCAGTATGCTGGCTGTGCCGCAGCCATGGCGGCTGCTCTCCCGGATCTCAACCGCACAGAGTTCCAGGCCAACAAAGTGTACGCCGATGGCTGGGCGCAGGCAAGCAGCCAGTGGCGGGAGCGCCAGGCCTGGGGGCCCGAGTGGGGCGTCAGCCCTACCCGTCTGCTCGCCCCCCTGGGCTTCCGAGAAGAGCACGGGGTGGCCCTCCTGGCTTACACGGCCAACAGCCCCTTGCACAAAGAATTCAACGCGGCTGTGCGTGAGGCGGGTCGCTCCCGGGCCCACTACCTCCAGCACTTTTCCTTCAAGACACTCCACTTCCTGCTGACCGAAGCCCTGCAGCTGCTGAGCAGCAGCCAGCGTCCGCCCCAGTGCCACCAGGTGTTCCGAGGGGTGCAGGGCCTGCGCTTCCGGCCGGCGGGGCCTGGGGCCACCGTTAGGCTGGGGGGCTTTGCCTCCGCGTCCCTGCAGAATGCTGCAGCCCAGCACTTTGGGGAAGACACTTTCTTTGGCATCTGGACCTGCCTTGGGGCCCCCATCAAGGGCTACTCCTTCtttcctggggaggaggaggtgctGATCCCTCCCTTTGAGACCTTCCAGGTGATCAATGCCAGCAGGTCGGCCCAGGGCCCCTCTCGTATCTACCTCCGGTCCCTGGGCAAGCGCAGCACATACAACTGCGAGTACATCAGAGGTGAGCAGGGCACGTGTCAGCCAGCAGCTGTGCACAAG ACAAACAGTGCAAGTCTGAGCGCTGCCGTCTGGATAGCTCAG CTGTGGGTCAGAGGCCCGTTCCTGCAGTCTGGTCCCTTCTACTGCTGCTCTGGTTCCTTGATGGGGAGGTCTTTCCAGAGAGTCCGGGCCTCCTCTAATCCATCAGCCACTGAACAGCTCTGCCTGTCGCCTCTGCCCAACATGAGGATGTCAGCCACATGCGTGCTCTGA
- the LOC136175015 gene encoding GPI-linked NAD(P)(+)--arginine ADP-ribosyltransferase 1-like isoform X2, which yields MPLDMALASFDDQYAGCAAAMAAALPDLNRTEFQANKVYADGWAQASSQWRERQAWGPEWGVSPTRLLAPLGFREEHGVALLAYTANSPLHKEFNAAVREAGRSRAHYLQHFSFKTLHFLLTEALQLLSSSQRPPQCHQVFRGVQGLRFRPAGPGATVRLGGFASASLQNAAAQHFGEDTFFGIWTCLGAPIKGYSFFPGEEEVLIPPFETFQVINASRSAQGPSRIYLRSLGKRSTYNCEYIRGEQGTCQPAAVHKTNSASLSAAVWIAQLWVRGPFLQSGPFYCCSGSLMGRSFQRVRASSNPSATEQLCLSPLPNMRMSATCVL from the exons ATGCCCCTAGACATGGCCCTGGCCTCCTTTGATGACCAGTATGCTGGCTGTGCCGCAGCCATGGCGGCTGCTCTCCCGGATCTCAACCGCACAGAGTTCCAGGCCAACAAAGTGTACGCCGATGGCTGGGCGCAGGCAAGCAGCCAGTGGCGGGAGCGCCAGGCCTGGGGGCCCGAGTGGGGCGTCAGCCCTACCCGTCTGCTCGCCCCCCTGGGCTTCCGAGAAGAGCACGGGGTGGCCCTCCTGGCTTACACGGCCAACAGCCCCTTGCACAAAGAATTCAACGCGGCTGTGCGTGAGGCGGGTCGCTCCCGGGCCCACTACCTCCAGCACTTTTCCTTCAAGACACTCCACTTCCTGCTGACCGAAGCCCTGCAGCTGCTGAGCAGCAGCCAGCGTCCGCCCCAGTGCCACCAGGTGTTCCGAGGGGTGCAGGGCCTGCGCTTCCGGCCGGCGGGGCCTGGGGCCACCGTTAGGCTGGGGGGCTTTGCCTCCGCGTCCCTGCAGAATGCTGCAGCCCAGCACTTTGGGGAAGACACTTTCTTTGGCATCTGGACCTGCCTTGGGGCCCCCATCAAGGGCTACTCCTTCtttcctggggaggaggaggtgctGATCCCTCCCTTTGAGACCTTCCAGGTGATCAATGCCAGCAGGTCGGCCCAGGGCCCCTCTCGTATCTACCTCCGGTCCCTGGGCAAGCGCAGCACATACAACTGCGAGTACATCAGAGGTGAGCAGGGCACGTGTCAGCCAGCAGCTGTGCACAAG ACAAACAGTGCAAGTCTGAGCGCTGCCGTCTGGATAGCTCAG CTGTGGGTCAGAGGCCCGTTCCTGCAGTCTGGTCCCTTCTACTGCTGCTCTGGTTCCTTGATGGGGAGGTCTTTCCAGAGAGTCCGGGCCTCCTCTAATCCATCAGCCACTGAACAGCTCTGCCTGTCGCCTCTGCCCAACATGAGGATGTCAGCCACATGCGTGCTCTGA
- the CHRNA10 gene encoding neuronal acetylcholine receptor subunit alpha-10, which yields MGPGSHHLSLGPSVSSLGLLLLLPLLPECLGAEGRLAHKLFRDLFANYTSALRPVADTDQALNVTLEVTLSQIIDMDERNQVLTLYLWIRQEWTDAYLRWDPDTYGGLDVIRIPSSLVWRPDIVLYNKADAQAPASASTNVVLRHDGAVRWDSPAITRSSCRVDVSAFPFDAQRCGLTFGSWTHGGHQLDVRPRGTAASLADFVENVEWRVLGMPARRRVLTYGCCSEPYPDVTFTLLLRRRAAAYVCNLLLPCVLISLLAPLAFHLPADSGEKVSLGVTVLLALTVFQLILAESMPPAESVPLIGKYYMATMTMVTFSTALTILIMNLHYCGPSARPVPAWARALLLGRLARGLCVRERGEPCGQSRPPESSPSPQPPDRGTVPPAGPCQEPRCLCRQEALLHHVATIANAFHSHRAAQRRHEDWKRLARVMDRFFLGIFFSMALVMSLLVLVQAL from the exons ATGGGCCCCGGAAGCCACCACCTCAGCCTCGGCCCCTCTGTCTCCAGCCTGGGCCTTCTGCTCCTGCTCCCACTCCTTCCAG AGTGCTTGGGAGCCGAGGGCAGGCTGGCACACAAGCTGTTCCGAGACCTCTTTGCCAACTACACAAGTGCCCTGAGACCTGTGGCAGACACAGACCAGGCCCTGAATGTCACCCTGGAGGTGACACTGTCCCAGATCATCGATATG GATGAGCGGAATCAGGTGCTGACCCTGTACCTGTGGATCCGACAGGAGTGGACAGACGCCTACCTACGATGGGACCCCGACACCTATGGTGGTCTGGATGTCATCCGCATCCCCAGCAGTCTCGTGTGGCGTCCGGACATCGTACTGTATAACAA GGCGGATGCGCAGGCCCCGGCCTCTGCCAGCACCAACGTGGTCCTGCGGCACGACGGCGCCGTGCGCTGGGACTCTCCGGCCATCACGCGCAGCTCCTGCCGCGTGGACGTGTCGGCCTTCCCGTTCGACGCGCAGCGCTGCGGCCTGACCTTCGGCTCGTGGACACACGGCGGGCACCAGCTGGACGTTCGGCCGCGCGGCACCGCCGCCAGCCTGGCCGACTTCGTGGAGAACGTGGAGTGGCGCGTGCTGGGCATGCCGGCCCGGCGGCGCGTGCTCACCTACGGCTGCTGCTCCGAGCCCTACCCGGACGTGACCTTCACGCTGCTGCTGCGCCGCCGCGCTGCCGCCTACGTATGCAACCTGCTGCTGCCCTGCGTGCTCATCTCGCTGCTGGCGCCGCTCGCCTTCCACCTGCCTGCGGACTCGGGCGAGAAGGTGTCGCTGGGCGTCACCGTGCTGCTGGCGCTCACCGTCTTCCAGCTGATCCTGGCCGAGAGCATGCCGCCGGCCGAGAGCGTGCCCCTCATCG GAAAGTACTACATGGCCACCATGACCATGGTCACCTTCTCCACGGCGCTTACCATCCTTATCATGAACCTGCATTACTGTGGTCCCAGTGCCCGTCCCGTGCCAGCCTGGGCTCGGGCCCTCCTGCTAGGACGCCTGGCACGGGGCCTGTGTGTGCGGGAACGAGGGGAGCCCTGTGGGCAATCTAGACCACCTGAGtcatcccccagcccccagcctcctgACAGGGGCACTGTTCCCCCAGCAGGTCCCTGCCAGGAGCCTCGGTGTCTGTGCCGTCAGGAAGCCCTGCTGCATCATGTGGCCACAATCGCCAACGCCTTCCACAGCCACCGGGCCGCCCAGCGCCGCCATGAGGACTGGAAGCGCCTGGCCCGTGTCATGGACCGTTTCTTCCTGGGCATCTTCTTCTCCATGGCTCTGGTCATGAGCCTTCTGGTGCTGGTGCAGGCCCTCTGA